One region of Rhodophyticola sp. CCM32 genomic DNA includes:
- a CDS encoding ATP-dependent helicase, giving the protein MSRFDDTDTFEAASLSARAMGAMGAPALSYMDGLNPAQRKAVETLDGPVLMLAGAGTGKTRALTARIAHLLATHTARPNEILAVTFTNKAAREMKNRVGALMGGAVEGMPWLGTFHAICVKLLRRHAELAGLKSNFTILDTDDQIRLMKHLILAEGIDEKRWPARMLAGIIDNWKNRAWTPEHVPEAEAGAYNKRGVALYAAYQARLKTLNAADFGDLLLHVIRIFQENEDVLTQYQRWFRYILVDEYQDTNIAQYLWLRLLAQDHQNICCVGDDDQSIYGWRGAEVGNILRFDKDFPGAKIVKLEQNYRSTGHILAAASGVIAGNKNRLGKTLWTEGEDGEKLRLIGHWDGEEEARWVGDEIEAMTRGTRHMDPITPDQMAILVRASHQMRAFEDRFLTIGLPYRVIGGPRFYERMEIRDAMAYFRVVVSPEDDLAFERIVNTPKRGLGDVAMQKMQVTARQNGVALIEGARILLDEKGLGGKGARELARLLDGIKRWRAMLRGPQIAAAPDSDLIEVDSPAGTAPTHIELAEIILDESGYTGHWQNDKTPEAPGRLENLKELVKALEAFENLQGFLEHVSLIMDNETEDGEAKVTLMTLHAAKGLEFPAIFLPGWEDGLFPSQRSMDEDGVKGLEEERRLAYVGITRAEEVCTISFAGNRRVYGQWQSQMPSRFIDELPEAHVEVLTPPGLYGHGGGMSASASPVAQAVDGSDLHRKAASADVYNSPGWKRLQANQGNRGIRQPRESRTMTIDSEAVSAFLLGDRVFHQKFGYGQVNAVEGDKVEVDFDKAGVKHVVARFLVTADGAGDVPF; this is encoded by the coding sequence ATGAGCAGATTTGACGACACAGACACGTTCGAGGCCGCGTCGCTTTCCGCCCGCGCCATGGGCGCCATGGGCGCACCCGCCCTGTCCTATATGGACGGGCTGAACCCGGCGCAGCGCAAAGCGGTGGAAACGCTTGACGGCCCGGTTCTGATGCTGGCGGGGGCGGGCACCGGCAAGACCCGGGCCCTGACCGCCCGGATCGCCCATCTGCTGGCCACACACACGGCGCGGCCCAATGAAATTCTGGCGGTGACCTTCACCAACAAGGCCGCGCGCGAGATGAAAAACCGCGTTGGCGCGCTGATGGGCGGTGCCGTTGAAGGCATGCCCTGGCTGGGCACCTTCCACGCGATCTGCGTCAAACTGCTCCGCCGTCATGCGGAACTGGCGGGGCTGAAATCCAATTTCACGATTCTGGACACCGATGACCAGATCCGGCTGATGAAACATTTGATCCTGGCCGAGGGGATTGACGAAAAACGCTGGCCCGCGCGGATGTTGGCCGGGATCATTGACAACTGGAAAAACCGCGCCTGGACGCCTGAACATGTCCCGGAGGCCGAGGCCGGGGCCTATAACAAACGCGGGGTGGCCCTTTATGCGGCCTATCAGGCCCGGCTGAAAACGCTGAACGCGGCCGATTTCGGCGATCTGCTGCTGCATGTCATCCGTATCTTTCAGGAAAATGAGGATGTGCTGACGCAATACCAGCGCTGGTTCCGCTATATTCTGGTGGATGAATATCAGGATACCAATATCGCCCAGTATCTCTGGCTGCGGCTTCTGGCGCAGGACCATCAGAATATCTGCTGCGTCGGCGATGATGATCAGTCGATCTATGGCTGGCGGGGCGCGGAGGTGGGCAATATCCTGCGCTTTGACAAGGATTTCCCCGGCGCCAAAATCGTCAAGCTTGAGCAGAATTACCGCTCCACCGGGCATATTCTGGCGGCCGCCTCCGGCGTGATTGCGGGCAATAAGAACCGGCTTGGCAAGACGCTGTGGACCGAGGGGGAGGATGGCGAAAAGCTGCGCCTGATCGGCCATTGGGATGGCGAGGAAGAGGCCCGCTGGGTCGGCGATGAGATTGAGGCGATGACCCGGGGCACCCGCCATATGGACCCGATCACACCCGACCAGATGGCGATTCTGGTCCGGGCCAGCCACCAGATGCGCGCCTTTGAAGACCGGTTCCTGACCATCGGCCTGCCTTACCGGGTGATCGGCGGGCCCCGGTTTTACGAGCGGATGGAGATCCGCGATGCGATGGCCTATTTCCGCGTGGTCGTCAGCCCCGAGGATGATCTGGCGTTCGAGCGGATCGTGAACACTCCCAAACGCGGGCTGGGTGATGTGGCGATGCAGAAAATGCAGGTCACGGCGCGGCAGAACGGTGTGGCGCTGATCGAGGGCGCGCGGATTCTGCTGGATGAAAAGGGCCTCGGCGGCAAAGGCGCCAGGGAACTGGCCAGGCTGCTGGACGGTATCAAGCGGTGGCGGGCCATGTTGCGCGGGCCGCAAATCGCTGCCGCGCCGGATAGCGACCTGATCGAGGTGGACAGCCCCGCAGGCACCGCCCCCACCCATATCGAACTGGCCGAAATCATCCTCGACGAAAGCGGCTATACCGGTCATTGGCAGAACGACAAGACCCCGGAAGCGCCCGGGCGGCTGGAAAACCTGAAAGAACTGGTCAAGGCGCTGGAAGCGTTCGAAAACCTTCAGGGTTTCCTCGAACATGTCTCTCTCATCATGGATAATGAAACCGAGGATGGAGAGGCGAAAGTCACCCTGATGACGCTTCACGCCGCCAAGGGGCTGGAATTTCCCGCGATTTTTCTGCCGGGCTGGGAAGACGGGCTGTTCCCCAGCCAGCGCTCGATGGATGAGGATGGGGTAAAGGGTCTGGAGGAGGAACGCCGCCTGGCCTATGTGGGCATCACCCGCGCCGAGGAGGTCTGCACGATTTCCTTTGCCGGCAACCGCCGGGTCTATGGCCAGTGGCAAAGTCAGATGCCCTCCCGCTTTATTGATGAACTGCCCGAGGCCCATGTGGAGGTGCTGACACCGCCGGGCCTGTATGGCCATGGCGGGGGCATGTCGGCCAGCGCATCGCCCGTGGCCCAGGCCGTGGACGGCTCGGATCTGCACCGGAAAGCGGCCAGCGCAGATGTCTATAATTCCCCGGGATGGAAACGTTTACAGGCCAATCAGGGCAATCGCGGCATCCGCCAGCCGCGCGAAAGCCGCACCATGACCATCGACAGCGAGGCAGTCAGCGCATTCTTGCTGGGCGACCGGGTGTTTCATCAAAAATTCGGATACGGGCAGGTGAATGCGGTAGAAGGGGACAAGGTCGAGGTCGATTTCGACAAGGCCGGTGTGAAACATGTGGTGGCCCGGTTTCTGGTCACGGCGGATGGCGCGGGCGATGTGCCGTTCTGA